The Chthoniobacterales bacterium genome has a window encoding:
- a CDS encoding transporter substrate-binding domain-containing protein, with amino-acid sequence MKKILVTLSLLAVCTAAGVSQAPQQKLRVFVKPAEPFAFEQDGVLKGYSIDVWNKVAEEAGLQFETTVVRTVPELLDAVKGGQADVGVGALSITPEREKLMDFSHPFFNSGLQILARAQGQAGAFSAFRALFNKNVAQVVIVLLLAVLVVSHLLWMVERRINAESFPEGYIRGVWESAWWSIATLISGGCENKAPVGVAGRLVAVVWMLGGIGLTSYITATLASAMTVNTLTSEISGLGDLRGSRVATVSGAAAETLLNRAGFDVAGFPDLAGAVDALKRGQVKGVVYDSPMLRYYVARHPGEGLAVVGAIFDPQDYGFAMPLGSPVRKPINAALLNIKTAGVMDELDGKWFAPEE; translated from the coding sequence ATGAAAAAAATCCTCGTCACTCTTTCTCTCCTTGCGGTCTGCACGGCCGCGGGTGTTTCCCAAGCTCCGCAGCAAAAGCTGCGCGTGTTTGTGAAACCGGCGGAACCCTTCGCGTTCGAGCAGGACGGTGTGCTCAAAGGCTATTCTATCGATGTTTGGAACAAGGTGGCGGAGGAGGCGGGTCTGCAGTTCGAGACAACCGTGGTGCGGACGGTTCCGGAATTGCTCGATGCGGTGAAAGGCGGGCAGGCGGATGTCGGTGTCGGCGCGCTGAGCATCACTCCCGAGCGCGAGAAGCTGATGGATTTCAGCCATCCGTTTTTCAACTCCGGCTTGCAGATCCTCGCGCGCGCGCAGGGGCAAGCAGGGGCATTTTCGGCTTTCCGCGCATTGTTCAACAAGAACGTCGCCCAAGTGGTGATCGTCCTTCTCCTCGCCGTGCTCGTCGTTTCCCATTTGCTCTGGATGGTCGAGCGGCGGATCAACGCCGAGAGTTTTCCCGAGGGATACATCCGCGGCGTGTGGGAGTCGGCATGGTGGTCGATCGCGACATTGATCAGCGGGGGCTGCGAAAACAAAGCACCGGTCGGCGTGGCCGGGCGCCTCGTCGCCGTCGTATGGATGCTCGGCGGAATCGGCCTTACGTCCTACATCACGGCGACGCTCGCATCGGCCATGACCGTCAACACGCTCACCTCGGAAATTTCCGGTTTGGGTGATTTGCGCGGTTCGCGCGTGGCCACCGTTTCGGGCGCCGCGGCGGAGACCTTGCTCAACCGTGCCGGGTTCGATGTTGCCGGTTTCCCGGATCTTGCCGGGGCGGTCGATGCGCTGAAGCGCGGTCAGGTCAAAGGCGTGGTTTATGACAGTCCCATGCTCCGCTACTACGTGGCCCGGCATCCGGGCGAGGGGCTGGCCGTGGTGGGCGCTATTTTCGATCCGCAAGACTACGGGTTCGCCATGCCGCTCGGCAGTCCCGTGCGGAAGCCGATCAATGCCGCCCTGCTCAACATCAAGACGGCAGGGGTCATGGACGAGTTGGACGGCAAGTGGTTTGCACCGGAGGAGTGA
- the argF gene encoding ornithine carbamoyltransferase has product MKNLLDIESLDAAEIARIVAHAGEMKRLRGTHPDAPLAGECWALIFSKSSTRTRLSFEVGIRELGGQPIFLSANEIQLGRGEPIRDTARVLGRMVQGAIIRTYAQYDVAEFAALSGLRTVNALTDAEHPCQILSDLFTITEKRGSLDGLKVAFIGDGDCNVARSWIWAAARCGFSLRIAAPPRFQPPGELVARSGGDITVTSDVAAACKGADVLYTDVWVSMGKEDEAAFRAAQFGGYQINRAAVEAAGGSPLVMHCLPAYRGKEISEEVFETNAQTIFDQAENRLHTQKAVLTLLEK; this is encoded by the coding sequence ATGAAGAACCTGCTCGACATCGAGTCGTTGGACGCGGCGGAAATCGCACGCATCGTCGCGCACGCCGGCGAAATGAAGCGCCTGCGCGGGACGCATCCCGATGCCCCGCTCGCCGGCGAATGCTGGGCGCTCATTTTTTCCAAGTCATCGACCCGCACGCGACTGAGCTTCGAGGTCGGCATCCGCGAATTGGGCGGGCAACCGATTTTTCTTTCGGCCAACGAGATCCAGCTCGGACGCGGCGAACCGATCCGCGACACCGCGCGCGTCCTGGGGCGCATGGTCCAAGGCGCGATCATCCGCACCTACGCGCAATACGATGTCGCCGAGTTCGCGGCGCTCAGCGGCCTTCGCACGGTCAATGCCCTCACCGACGCCGAGCACCCCTGCCAGATTCTCAGCGACCTTTTCACCATCACCGAAAAACGCGGATCGCTCGACGGTCTCAAGGTTGCCTTCATCGGCGACGGGGATTGCAACGTCGCCCGCTCGTGGATCTGGGCGGCCGCACGGTGCGGTTTCAGCCTGCGCATCGCCGCCCCGCCCCGCTTCCAGCCTCCCGGCGAACTTGTCGCGCGCTCCGGCGGCGACATCACCGTGACGTCCGATGTGGCTGCTGCGTGCAAAGGTGCGGACGTCCTCTACACCGACGTGTGGGTCAGCATGGGCAAGGAGGACGAGGCCGCGTTCCGCGCCGCGCAATTCGGCGGCTACCAGATCAATCGCGCCGCGGTTGAGGCGGCCGGAGGCTCGCCGCTCGTCATGCACTGCCTTCCCGCATACCGCGGCAAGGAAATCTCCGAGGAAGTTTTCGAGACCAACGCGCAAACCATCTTCGACCAGGCCGAAAACCGCCTGCACACGCAAAAGGCCGTCCTCACCCTGCTCGAGAAATAA
- a CDS encoding prepilin-type N-terminal cleavage/methylation domain-containing protein produces the protein MTRIRVPGAKARRAYTLLEILLVLALIALLMGAAVPLVSGFSREQKLRDVVRELLIMAKTARTDAATTGHPSEVIFGKKAFALRRSGEKEPSLTSPLPSGMSYTLRAFGAEKPLKPDGQRWVFQPSGLCEPITVRVADGEAWMEVRFDPLTAGIAEESFYAP, from the coding sequence ATGACCAGGATCCGAGTGCCGGGCGCGAAGGCCCGTCGCGCTTACACGCTTCTCGAGATCCTCTTGGTTTTGGCGCTCATCGCCCTGCTGATGGGCGCGGCGGTTCCCTTGGTCTCGGGTTTTTCGCGCGAGCAAAAGCTCCGCGACGTGGTGCGCGAACTTCTCATCATGGCCAAAACGGCGCGCACCGATGCCGCGACCACGGGCCACCCTTCCGAGGTGATCTTCGGCAAAAAGGCCTTCGCCCTGCGCCGCTCCGGCGAAAAGGAACCAAGCCTGACGTCCCCCCTGCCTTCGGGAATGTCTTATACCCTGCGCGCGTTCGGGGCGGAAAAACCGCTCAAACCGGACGGCCAGCGCTGGGTCTTCCAGCCGAGCGGTCTGTGCGAGCCGATCACCGTCCGCGTGGCGGATGGCGAGGCGTGGATGGAAGTGCGCTTCGATCCGCTCACCGCCGGCATCGCCGAGGAAAGTTTTTACGCACCGTGA
- a CDS encoding sulfite exporter TauE/SafE family protein, with protein sequence MDYLLVSVVAAGASMLTLLSGFGLGTILMPVFALFFPVPAAIAATAVVHLANNLFKIVLLGRRADWPVVLRFGLPSALAAAAGAGALVYFADLPSLAGYELLGRTREVTPVKLVIGVVILFFAVLELIPSFAKLALPRRYLAVGGLLSGFFGGLSGNQGALRSAFLIKAGLGKEAFVATGVVCAVIVDVVRLAVYGGGSLWAHFNLLASGVAGPVAVAIVAAFAGACFGARVLEKITYRAVRLIVAAGMMLVGIGLAAGLI encoded by the coding sequence ATGGACTATCTCCTCGTTTCCGTCGTGGCGGCGGGGGCTTCGATGCTGACCCTTTTGTCGGGTTTCGGCTTGGGGACCATCCTCATGCCGGTCTTCGCGTTGTTTTTCCCGGTGCCGGCGGCGATTGCCGCGACGGCGGTGGTTCATCTGGCCAACAATCTTTTCAAAATCGTCCTGCTGGGTCGACGGGCCGATTGGCCCGTGGTGCTGCGTTTCGGGTTGCCGTCGGCGTTGGCGGCCGCGGCCGGCGCGGGCGCCTTGGTGTATTTCGCCGACCTTCCCTCGCTCGCCGGCTACGAGCTGCTCGGGCGGACGCGCGAAGTCACGCCCGTCAAGCTGGTCATCGGCGTGGTCATTTTGTTTTTCGCCGTGCTGGAGCTGATCCCGTCTTTCGCGAAATTGGCTTTGCCGCGGCGCTATCTCGCGGTCGGCGGACTTCTTTCGGGATTTTTCGGCGGGCTCTCGGGAAACCAGGGTGCGCTGCGCTCGGCATTCCTCATCAAGGCGGGCCTGGGCAAAGAGGCCTTCGTGGCAACCGGCGTGGTTTGCGCGGTGATTGTCGATGTGGTGCGTTTGGCCGTTTACGGCGGGGGCTCGCTCTGGGCGCATTTCAATCTCCTCGCATCCGGCGTGGCCGGTCCGGTGGCGGTGGCGATCGTGGCCGCGTTCGCCGGCGCCTGTTTCGGCGCACGGGTGCTTGAAAAAATCACTTACCGTGCGGTGCGGCTGATTGTCGCCGCCGGAATGATGCTCGTCGGCATCGGATTGGCCGCGGGACTGATCTGA
- a CDS encoding Gfo/Idh/MocA family oxidoreductase, translating into MKNKPRHTKKVRLAIVGTGGMANFHAGEFLKDKGVELVAVCDIDAGRAREFAAKHSPSAAVFTDFGRLLREVKPDAVSNVTPDSLHAPLTLRAIAAGCHVFCEKPLATDYPAARKMARAAVKAGLVNMVNFSYRNAPAIQMARELVREGKLGDIVHVEASYLQSWLTAKAWGDWKTNPAWLWRLSSKHGSKGVLGDIGVHIIDFATFPVGPVRSANARLKTFTSLKGKKRGAYTLDANDSALVTVEFANGALGAIHATRWATGQANSLLLRLHGTKGGLRIDLDKSTDSLEVCLGPDIDKFAWKTVKAPAVPTTYQRFISAVRCGRNGQPDFIRGAEIQKILDACFVSDEAGRTVRL; encoded by the coding sequence ATGAAAAACAAACCGCGGCACACCAAAAAGGTTCGCTTGGCAATCGTCGGGACCGGCGGGATGGCTAACTTCCATGCTGGGGAATTCCTCAAGGACAAAGGCGTCGAACTCGTCGCGGTGTGCGACATCGACGCCGGGCGCGCGCGGGAATTCGCCGCCAAGCACTCGCCCTCGGCGGCGGTTTTCACCGATTTCGGGCGGTTGCTGCGCGAGGTGAAACCCGACGCCGTGTCCAACGTCACTCCCGACAGCCTCCACGCACCGCTCACGCTCCGGGCCATCGCAGCCGGGTGTCATGTCTTCTGCGAAAAGCCGCTGGCGACCGATTATCCCGCCGCGCGAAAAATGGCCCGGGCGGCCGTCAAAGCGGGCCTCGTGAACATGGTCAACTTCTCCTACCGCAACGCACCGGCCATCCAGATGGCGCGCGAATTGGTCCGTGAAGGCAAACTCGGCGACATCGTTCATGTCGAGGCAAGTTATCTGCAGAGCTGGCTCACCGCGAAGGCCTGGGGAGACTGGAAGACCAACCCCGCCTGGCTATGGCGGCTCTCCTCGAAACACGGAAGCAAAGGCGTGCTGGGTGATATCGGCGTGCACATCATTGACTTCGCGACCTTTCCCGTCGGACCGGTTCGGTCGGCCAATGCGCGGCTGAAAACGTTCACCTCGCTCAAAGGCAAAAAGCGCGGCGCTTACACGCTCGATGCCAACGATTCGGCACTCGTCACCGTCGAGTTTGCCAACGGCGCACTCGGCGCGATCCACGCCACACGCTGGGCAACCGGACAAGCCAACTCGCTTTTGCTCCGCCTGCACGGCACCAAGGGAGGCCTGCGCATCGATCTCGACAAATCGACCGACTCGCTCGAAGTCTGCCTCGGGCCGGACATCGACAAGTTCGCCTGGAAAACCGTCAAAGCACCTGCGGTTCCAACCACTTACCAGAGATTCATCTCCGCCGTGCGTTGCGGGAGAAACGGCCAGCCCGATTTCATACGCGGCGCCGAAATCCAGAAGATCCTCGATGCCTGCTTCGTGTCCGACGAGGCGGGGCGCACGGTCCGGCTCTGA
- a CDS encoding tetratricopeptide repeat protein — MKRSSYFLLAFTSVLSAQEPEVRRAEPVTPALPADVRRAEPVTAPAAPASAVDAATGLEEVRAAPSSVLLDPTSQILSQANGFYSRKMYDLAAAKYQEFLQSGRPGPDRQAALFRLGESLRALQRPAEALASYRQLTTDFNSGDFLGPGAYRLGEMQYAARDFDGAAASFRIAAHHVRDPKLRLAAKFFEGRALDAAGRKFEALSAYREVASQKEDNPYRERAIFDLADADARAGLTDGAFRQFKGLAETAQNPTVRTSAAVKAGLLAIDNREFDLARPLLESAAKIPEMPAWSGAAQAGLVRLDYESDNYESAAKRAAEILPQLPPEAKPEVMLLAANARRQLGQQSEALALYDKLTSEFPDSKSAKDAAFHRLVSLVAQKDERALNQIEVFLMSSSDEDERARASLLKAELLFGQNRYAEAADLYAKAAASPGTSKYRADALYKLAWCRMQQKQYDDAVMVLTRFVQQFPRHPLAASAYAQRAMAQLQTGQKEAALADFGAIIDSMRGAKEREEAMIQRALLLGSMQRPAEMSAAFERLLAEYPETGSAAQANFWIGYHAEQSKKYREAVGPLEKARELDKEKYGERAGLRLLLCHYQLGDREAAAREAKALGASKTPAEVRQWLGTSALEAKDYDTAIEFLATLAAADDAPEEVRTALAQAQIGAGKPDDARRTLEQLLPRVHEPKAKARVHLLTAEALIAMKDGAKAKEHAEEALRLQPEGRVNAEARLANGRALLAQDRYDDAARAFMSVALLYDEKDITPQALVLAEQAYRKASNQPDADRAKEERERRYPDYKPAASS, encoded by the coding sequence ATGAAACGGTCGTCGTATTTTCTTTTGGCTTTCACGTCCGTGCTCTCCGCGCAGGAACCGGAGGTGCGACGTGCCGAGCCGGTGACCCCCGCATTGCCTGCCGATGTCCGCCGCGCCGAACCGGTGACAGCTCCCGCGGCCCCGGCCTCCGCCGTCGATGCGGCGACAGGGTTGGAGGAAGTTCGCGCCGCACCGTCCAGCGTGCTGCTCGATCCGACGTCGCAGATCCTTTCGCAAGCCAACGGATTTTACTCCCGCAAGATGTATGACCTCGCGGCGGCCAAATATCAGGAATTTCTCCAGTCGGGACGCCCCGGCCCGGATCGGCAGGCGGCGCTTTTTCGTTTGGGCGAGTCCCTTCGCGCGCTCCAACGGCCGGCCGAGGCGCTCGCGTCCTACCGTCAGCTCACGACGGACTTCAACTCGGGCGATTTTCTCGGTCCGGGCGCCTATCGCCTCGGGGAGATGCAGTATGCGGCGCGCGACTTCGACGGCGCGGCCGCGTCGTTCCGCATCGCCGCGCACCACGTGCGCGACCCCAAGCTTCGACTCGCGGCCAAATTTTTCGAAGGGCGGGCGCTCGATGCCGCGGGGCGCAAGTTCGAGGCGCTTTCCGCCTACCGCGAAGTGGCGTCGCAGAAAGAGGACAATCCCTACCGCGAGCGAGCCATCTTCGACCTTGCCGACGCCGATGCGCGCGCCGGACTCACCGACGGGGCATTCCGCCAATTCAAAGGTCTCGCCGAGACCGCGCAAAATCCCACCGTCCGCACGAGCGCCGCGGTGAAGGCGGGATTGCTCGCCATCGACAACCGCGAGTTCGATTTGGCGCGTCCTTTGCTCGAGTCCGCGGCCAAAATTCCCGAGATGCCCGCGTGGAGCGGCGCCGCGCAGGCCGGCCTCGTGCGCCTCGATTACGAGTCGGACAACTACGAGTCCGCGGCCAAGAGGGCGGCGGAAATCCTGCCGCAGCTGCCGCCGGAGGCGAAACCCGAGGTGATGCTGCTCGCGGCCAACGCCCGCCGCCAACTCGGCCAGCAGTCGGAGGCGCTGGCGCTCTATGACAAACTCACGTCGGAGTTCCCCGACTCGAAATCCGCCAAGGACGCCGCATTCCACCGGCTGGTGAGCCTCGTGGCCCAGAAGGACGAGCGGGCGCTCAACCAGATCGAGGTGTTTCTGATGTCGTCCTCCGACGAGGATGAGCGGGCCAGAGCCTCCCTTCTCAAGGCGGAGCTGCTTTTCGGGCAGAACCGTTACGCCGAAGCCGCCGATCTCTACGCCAAGGCGGCCGCGTCTCCCGGCACGTCCAAATACCGGGCGGATGCCCTCTACAAACTCGCCTGGTGCCGGATGCAGCAGAAGCAATACGACGATGCCGTCATGGTGCTCACGCGGTTCGTCCAGCAATTCCCCCGGCATCCGCTTGCCGCATCCGCCTACGCGCAGAGGGCGATGGCGCAGTTGCAGACCGGACAAAAAGAGGCGGCGTTGGCGGATTTCGGCGCGATCATCGACAGCATGCGCGGCGCGAAGGAGCGCGAGGAAGCGATGATCCAGCGCGCCCTCTTGCTCGGCAGCATGCAGCGGCCGGCGGAGATGTCCGCGGCCTTCGAGCGGCTGCTCGCCGAATACCCCGAAACCGGGTCGGCCGCGCAGGCCAACTTCTGGATCGGCTACCATGCGGAACAATCCAAAAAATACCGCGAAGCTGTGGGCCCGCTGGAGAAGGCGCGCGAATTGGACAAGGAAAAATACGGGGAGCGGGCCGGACTGAGGCTTCTCCTGTGCCATTACCAGCTCGGAGATCGCGAGGCTGCGGCGCGCGAGGCCAAAGCGCTGGGCGCGTCCAAGACTCCCGCCGAGGTAAGGCAGTGGCTGGGGACCTCCGCCCTCGAGGCCAAGGACTATGACACAGCCATCGAGTTTCTCGCCACGCTGGCGGCGGCCGACGATGCACCCGAGGAGGTGCGCACGGCACTGGCGCAGGCGCAGATCGGCGCCGGAAAACCCGATGATGCGCGTCGCACCTTGGAGCAGCTGCTTCCCCGCGTTCACGAGCCCAAGGCCAAGGCCCGCGTCCACCTTCTGACGGCCGAGGCACTGATCGCGATGAAGGACGGGGCCAAGGCCAAGGAACATGCCGAGGAAGCGCTCCGCCTGCAGCCCGAAGGACGTGTCAATGCGGAGGCGCGGCTCGCCAACGGGCGGGCCCTGCTGGCGCAGGACCGCTACGACGATGCCGCGCGCGCGTTCATGTCGGTCGCCCTGCTCTACGACGAGAAGGACATCACGCCTCAAGCGCTCGTCCTCGCGGAGCAGGCCTACCGCAAGGCGTCGAACCAGCCCGATGCGGATCGTGCCAAAGAGGAGCGCGAGCGACGCTATCCCGACTACAAGCCGGCCGCGTCGTCGTGA
- a CDS encoding biopolymer transporter ExbD has protein sequence MNFRKQSTPEPVGFQIAPMVDIVFLLLIFFLVTWNFARYETELDVKVPTAKEGKESRRSVGEVIINVKSDGSIVMNRKTLTAEELGSTLKKISELYPDQAVVLRGDQSADYRHIVAVLDICRAANVWNVAFATGRPES, from the coding sequence GTGAACTTCCGCAAGCAGTCGACTCCCGAGCCGGTGGGATTCCAGATCGCGCCGATGGTGGACATCGTTTTCCTGCTGCTCATCTTCTTCCTGGTCACCTGGAATTTCGCGCGCTACGAGACCGAGCTGGACGTCAAAGTCCCCACCGCCAAGGAGGGCAAGGAATCGCGACGCTCGGTCGGCGAGGTGATCATCAACGTGAAGTCCGACGGCTCGATCGTGATGAACCGCAAGACCCTCACCGCGGAAGAACTCGGATCCACCTTGAAGAAAATCTCCGAGTTGTATCCCGATCAGGCGGTCGTGCTGCGCGGCGACCAATCGGCGGATTACCGCCATATCGTTGCGGTTCTCGACATCTGCCGCGCGGCGAACGTCTGGAATGTGGCCTTCGCCACCGGGCGCCCCGAGTCATGA
- a CDS encoding HAD-IA family hydrolase, translating to MHLHFQAWSRAMNDFGGTYPEELFYQWGGVPTAEIVRRLNAKFGIALDVDRVVDRKEHYYREMIPGVQARQDVVAIAREHHGRIPLAVASGGHRDLVDRTLRALGIDELFSAVIAAEDYNRGKPHPDPFLVAARVVGVEPEHCLVFEDTATGAQAAKAAGMACVLV from the coding sequence ATGCATCTTCACTTCCAGGCGTGGAGTCGCGCGATGAACGACTTCGGCGGCACGTATCCGGAGGAACTTTTTTACCAATGGGGCGGTGTTCCGACGGCGGAGATTGTGCGGCGCTTGAATGCGAAGTTCGGCATTGCCCTCGATGTGGACCGGGTCGTTGACCGCAAGGAGCACTATTACCGCGAGATGATCCCCGGCGTTCAGGCAAGGCAGGATGTCGTGGCCATTGCGCGCGAACACCACGGCCGGATCCCCCTGGCCGTCGCCTCGGGCGGTCATCGCGATCTGGTGGACCGCACTTTGCGTGCTCTCGGGATTGACGAATTGTTCTCCGCGGTGATCGCGGCCGAGGATTACAACCGCGGCAAGCCGCATCCGGATCCGTTCCTTGTCGCCGCGCGGGTCGTGGGAGTTGAGCCCGAGCATTGCCTTGTGTTCGAAGACACGGCGACCGGCGCCCAAGCTGCCAAAGCCGCCGGGATGGCGTGCGTGCTGGTCTGA
- the leuB gene encoding 3-isopropylmalate dehydrogenase gives MSGADKFKIAVLAGDGIGPEVMAEALGVLAAASAKFSIPYEFTEERVGGCAIDADGTALPEKTLQACKSADAILFGSVGGPKWESLPPEQQPERAALLPLRKTFALYANLRPAVCLPELTHASPVRESIVAGGFDVLFVRELTGGLYFGEPKYMKHESGEWFAVDTMIYWESEIERIAHVAFQAAQRRSKSLTSIDKANVLQNGILWRRTIERVAADYPDVSLRHLYVDNAAMQLIRNPKGFDVVVAENLFGDILSDELAMIAGSLGMLPSASLGVSRGDGRYFGMYEPSGGTAPDIAGMGIANPVAQILSTAMMLRYSAGRGDAADAIECAVRKVIADGLRTKDIHTEGTRLVTTAEMGRAVVAAL, from the coding sequence ATGAGCGGAGCGGACAAATTCAAGATAGCGGTTCTGGCCGGCGACGGCATCGGCCCCGAAGTAATGGCCGAGGCATTGGGTGTTCTCGCGGCGGCGTCGGCCAAGTTTTCCATCCCCTACGAATTCACCGAGGAGCGGGTGGGGGGATGCGCGATCGATGCCGACGGCACGGCACTGCCGGAAAAAACTTTGCAGGCGTGCAAGTCCGCGGACGCCATCCTTTTCGGTTCGGTGGGCGGGCCGAAATGGGAATCTCTGCCGCCCGAGCAACAGCCCGAGAGAGCCGCGTTGCTGCCGCTGCGCAAAACTTTCGCTCTCTACGCCAATTTGCGACCGGCCGTCTGTCTTCCCGAGTTGACGCACGCGTCGCCTGTGCGCGAATCCATCGTGGCCGGAGGTTTCGATGTGCTGTTCGTGCGCGAACTGACCGGAGGGCTTTATTTCGGCGAACCGAAATACATGAAGCACGAGAGCGGCGAGTGGTTTGCCGTGGACACGATGATTTACTGGGAGAGCGAGATCGAGCGCATCGCGCATGTGGCGTTCCAAGCCGCGCAGCGTCGCAGCAAAAGCCTCACATCGATCGACAAAGCCAACGTCCTGCAGAACGGCATCCTCTGGCGCCGGACGATCGAGCGCGTGGCTGCCGACTACCCGGATGTCTCGCTGCGCCATCTTTACGTCGACAATGCGGCCATGCAGTTGATCCGCAATCCGAAAGGGTTCGACGTGGTGGTGGCGGAAAACTTGTTCGGCGACATTCTCAGCGACGAGCTGGCCATGATCGCCGGTTCCCTCGGCATGCTGCCGAGCGCGAGCCTCGGTGTGTCGAGGGGCGACGGCCGCTACTTCGGCATGTATGAGCCGAGCGGCGGCACGGCGCCCGACATCGCGGGCATGGGCATCGCCAACCCCGTCGCGCAAATTTTGTCCACGGCCATGATGCTGCGCTACTCGGCCGGACGTGGGGACGCCGCCGACGCGATTGAGTGCGCGGTGCGGAAGGTCATCGCCGACGGACTGCGGACCAAGGATATCCACACCGAGGGCACGAGGCTTGTCACCACCGCCGAGATGGGGCGGGCGGTGGTTGCGGCACTGTGA
- a CDS encoding aminotransferase class III-fold pyridoxal phosphate-dependent enzyme, translating to MATRAATSDLYGQNVLATYARFPVALERGEGTRVWDEDGRAYLDFTSGIAVNSLGHAHPAMQKAIAGQAARLIHVSNLFLNRPQAELAAKINAIMGMPGRIFFCNSGAEANEGLYKLARKHGSPQRRNEIITLDGSFHGRTLGGIAATGQIKVKLGFGPPVEGFINVPARIECVANAAGPRAAAVLVEPIQGEGGVKVMPADFLRALRELCDERGMLLLYDEVQCGLGRTGHWHGWHATGAPDAAPDAISWAKGIGGGFPLGAFWLRENLADLLGPGTHGTTYGGSPLACAAARCVLDTIEKEDLLANAREHGARLRAAIDGLKSPLVEELRGAGLLLGVALRDFRWKDSTGSDPRPPALRLTLKLIEHGLLVVPAGENVIRLLPPLNVTGAECDEAVGILREVLAVAGPAS from the coding sequence ATGGCCACTCGCGCCGCCACGTCCGATCTCTACGGGCAAAATGTGCTCGCCACCTATGCCCGCTTCCCGGTCGCGCTCGAACGCGGTGAAGGCACGCGCGTCTGGGACGAAGACGGACGTGCTTACCTCGATTTCACCTCCGGGATCGCGGTCAATTCGCTCGGCCATGCTCATCCGGCCATGCAAAAGGCCATCGCCGGGCAGGCGGCGCGGCTCATCCATGTCTCCAATCTTTTCCTCAACCGCCCGCAGGCGGAGCTGGCCGCGAAGATCAACGCGATCATGGGAATGCCGGGCAGGATTTTTTTCTGCAACAGCGGCGCCGAGGCCAACGAGGGGCTCTACAAACTCGCCCGCAAACATGGTTCGCCGCAGCGGCGCAACGAGATCATCACGCTCGACGGGTCGTTCCACGGACGCACCCTCGGCGGCATCGCCGCCACCGGGCAGATCAAGGTGAAGCTGGGGTTCGGCCCGCCGGTGGAAGGATTCATCAATGTGCCGGCGCGCATCGAATGCGTGGCCAATGCCGCGGGTCCCCGCGCGGCCGCCGTCCTCGTGGAGCCGATCCAGGGAGAAGGCGGCGTGAAAGTTATGCCGGCGGATTTCCTCCGCGCCTTGCGCGAACTGTGCGACGAGCGCGGCATGCTGCTGCTTTATGACGAAGTCCAGTGCGGACTCGGGCGCACCGGGCATTGGCACGGCTGGCACGCCACGGGCGCGCCGGACGCCGCACCGGATGCCATCAGCTGGGCCAAAGGCATAGGGGGCGGCTTTCCCCTCGGCGCTTTCTGGTTGCGCGAAAATCTGGCGGATCTACTCGGGCCCGGAACCCACGGCACAACCTACGGCGGATCGCCGCTCGCCTGCGCCGCAGCGCGGTGCGTCCTCGACACCATCGAAAAGGAAGACCTGCTGGCAAATGCCAGAGAGCATGGCGCCCGGCTGCGCGCCGCGATCGACGGTTTGAAATCACCGTTGGTCGAAGAGTTGCGCGGCGCCGGACTTTTGCTCGGCGTGGCCCTGCGCGATTTCCGCTGGAAGGACAGCACCGGATCGGACCCACGCCCGCCCGCGTTGCGGCTGACACTCAAGCTCATCGAGCATGGCTTGCTCGTCGTGCCCGCGGGGGAGAACGTCATACGGCTGCTTCCCCCGCTCAATGTCACCGGGGCCGAATGCGACGAGGCCGTGGGCATCCTGCGCGAGGTGCTCGCAGTTGCCGGGCCGGCCAGCTAA
- the gspG gene encoding type II secretion system protein GspG, translated as MSPSIRRLRRAHTAAYTLFEIMLVLGIIAVLVGSAIFMLGGAVGVAEDQRAATDIKTLSTALGMYKVQNGFLPTTEQGLEALVTRPANAKRWRQILDELPKDPWGNPYQYKRPGKKNTRGFDLYSLGEDGVESEDDIGND; from the coding sequence ATGTCACCGTCCATCCGCCGCCTGCGGCGCGCCCATACCGCCGCTTACACTTTGTTCGAGATCATGCTCGTGCTGGGCATCATCGCGGTCCTTGTCGGATCGGCGATTTTCATGCTCGGCGGTGCGGTCGGCGTCGCCGAGGACCAACGCGCTGCGACCGATATAAAGACCCTCTCCACGGCACTCGGCATGTATAAAGTGCAGAACGGGTTTCTTCCGACGACCGAGCAAGGCTTGGAGGCGCTCGTGACGCGCCCGGCCAACGCGAAACGCTGGCGGCAGATCCTCGACGAACTTCCCAAGGATCCTTGGGGCAACCCGTATCAATACAAAAGGCCGGGCAAGAAAAACACGCGGGGCTTCGACCTCTACTCGTTGGGCGAGGACGGCGTGGAAAGCGAGGACGACATCGGCAACGATTAG